In the genome of Triticum urartu cultivar G1812 chromosome 5, Tu2.1, whole genome shotgun sequence, one region contains:
- the LOC125510826 gene encoding AP-1 complex subunit sigma-1 isoform X1 gives MINFVLLISRQGKVRLTKWYSPYTQKERTKVIRELSGLILTRGPKLCNFVEWRGYKVVYRRYASLYFCMCIDADDNELEVLEIIHHFVEILDRYFGSVCELDLIFNFHKAYYVLDEILISGELQESSKKNVARLIAAQDSLVEAAKEEAGSISNIIAQATK, from the exons ATG ATTAATTTCGTGCTCCTAATCAGCCGCCAGGGCAAGGTGAGGCTCACCAAGTGGTACTCGCCTTACACCCAGAAGGAGAGGACTAAG GTCATCCGTGAGCTTAGTGGGCTCATTCTTACTCGAGGGCCAAAACTCTGCAACTTTGTCGAGTGGAGAGGTTACAAGGTTGTGTACAGAAG GTATGCCAGCCTCTATTTCTGCATGTGTATCGATGCTGATGACAATGAGCTCGAAGTCCTTGAAATTATCCATCATTTTGTTGAGATACTGGACCGCTATTTCGGCAGT GTATGCGAGCTGGATTTGATATTCAATTTCCACAAG GCCTACTATGTACTGGATGAGATTCTCATTTCTGGTGAGCTTCAGGAATCTAGCAAGAAGAATGTTGCAAGACTTATTGCTGCACAG GATTCGTTGGTAGAGGCTGCTAAAGAGGAAGCTGGCTCCATCAGTAACATCATTGCCCAGGCTACGAAGTAA